The sequence TACCAAGTAGTCTTTATATTGGCGGTAAAACAGGAACCTACGATGGCTCCACCGTAAATCCAGAAACTGGTAGTACGCAAAATGCCAATGGTACACAATACAGCGTTCGGGTGCGTAATCATGTAGTGGTGTTTAATGTAAAAGGTAAAGAATACGGACTCGCTATACTTGCAGATACTGGCTCTGATGAATCAGCTGCACTTCTTGCAGGAGGACTCTTGCATGAGTACACCAGATATGAGAAATAGGTGGGATGAATTCACAAGTTCCTATAGTTTTTATTCACGGCTTTAAGGGTGCACGCCTCATTAATAAAGAAAATAAAATTGTTTGGATCACACCCCTTCAGGTACTTGCATTACATACTCCAGCCATTGGGCTTCCACTTATATGGAATAATAATGTTCAGGAAAAAGATGGCTTAAGTGTTCATGCGGCCCAAGATGATGTGTCGGTCATACCAGGGCTGTACAGGATTTCACCTTATGGCGTATTATTAAAAGCCATGGCCTCTTGGGAGCAGCCATTTTATTCTTTTGTCTATGATTGGCGTCGAAGCAATTTTGAAACACTAAATCTTTTTGAAAAATTTATTGAATCAATAAAACAAAAACATGGCAGCAAAGTAAAGGTTATAGCCCACAGTAATGGCGGAATGCTTACCCTCGCTTTACTTAACCAAAGACCCGATTTATTTGAGAGCATTGTATTTATTGGAGTTCCGTTTCGAGGAGGAATTGGTTTTTTACCAGACTTACAAGTTGTAAGGGCCTTTGGATTAAATAAAAGAATTTTATCCCCCGCAGTATTGGGCTCGATGACCCCCGTTTACACAAGCTTTCCCCTCACTGGTCACGG is a genomic window of Oligoflexia bacterium containing:
- a CDS encoding alpha/beta hydrolase, producing MNSQVPIVFIHGFKGARLINKENKIVWITPLQVLALHTPAIGLPLIWNNNVQEKDGLSVHAAQDDVSVIPGLYRISPYGVLLKAMASWEQPFYSFVYDWRRSNFETLNLFEKFIESIKQKHGSKVKVIAHSNGGMLTLALLNQRPDLFESIVFIGVPFRGGIGFLPDLQVVRAFGLNKRILSPAVLGSMTPVYTSFPLTGHGALDKNGVPHLTDYFSVQTWQKNQWGLFKTSKESKEKIEKFMIEALKQAKEFRELMVSKNISYPPIKVVLSKTRPTLFAIKALDKGWDLNALKKPGDGRICEEDALPPEGIPYTKFYSNAEHSDLINDPKIMGWIR